aaagttattagtcCTTTACTTGCCTtcaaggagatagagataaaaaaaggaagaagaaaaattgttATTAGTCCTTTACTTGCCTTCAGGGAGATAGAGATCAGTAGGACGACTTACGACCTTCGGCTGGTTCAGAGCGAAGGATGTCCTTGTGGGAGGATGAATCGTGAATTCCTTTTGGTTCTTTGAGATAATAGAGATTAAGAATCGAGAAGTGAAGGGATATCAAGTTTCCTATAAATCTTTATATGATGGTTAGTGTTGGTCATAATCGATTAGAACGGGTTGGAAATGCTGATGGTCATTATGGGCTTCGCCATttttcactattatccttattcttaatcATATTATTCACATGGTTTTACAATGCAACTACTGAtgccataaatatattttttgttaatgttgATACTAAAGTAATGGtgatttgtcattattattgttatcattattatcaccactattgttgttatcatcattttcctattactattattatcattattttgttgttgttattatcgttatcatcatcatcattattattatcatgatcattatcatcatcatcattattattatcatgatcattatcatcatcatcattattattatcatgatcattatcatcatcatcatcattattattattactaatatcctaatcctcatcattactatcattattattatcggtatcattagcattatcattattgctatcgtgatcgttattatgattatttttattgttgttattatcaacattactattatcattagtatcgtcgttattattgctGCCATCATTTATCGTAATTGACATAAcactcaccatcaccgtcaccataaccCTCATgaacctcattctctcccttttgctagcgtctcccatgccccccccctccccccgccccgcccacacCCTCCGAATCCCGCCCTTTTCCGAATATAATAGAAATGAATTCCTTTCAGCGGCCGAACCAATTTCCAGCCCGCCCGTACTGGGAACTggagccgggggagggggggggaggggtagccgCCGTCCGTAATGAGgtaaaacctttaaaaaatatatatatatttcgaaccgaaatctggaagaaaaaaaaaactcattggaATTACGCTTACTGGTAGTCGTGTAATAGGCTCTTAAGTATTTGGTCCGGAAACCCAATCAGGTCGCATTCTTTTCCTGATAATGAAAGCCTAACGAAAAAGTCCGGTTACGGTAATTTTATAATGGGGCGCCTTgcgttctttttttattcagagagaggaagagagagagatagagaggccaagaggggaaaaaatagcaataaatatgtgcgcataaatactttatatacatatacacacacacatacacgcacacacaaatatatatatatatatatatatatatatatatatatatatatatacatatatatatatatatatatatatatatatatatatatatatatatatatatattcatgtatgcaaatccatacatatatgtgtgtgtgtgactatgtgtaggattgtatacacacttatatatatatatatatatatatatatatataaatatatatatatatatacatatatatatatatatatatatatatatatatatatatatatatatatttatatatatatatatatatatatatatatatatatatatatatatatatatatatacatacatacatgcatttatttattaatatttacacacacacatacgtgtatgtatgcatgtatgtatgtatctctctctctctctctctctctctctctctctctctctctctctctctctctctctctctctctctctctctctctctctctctctctctctctccctccctctccctctccctctctctctctctctctctgtatatttgtatatacatatacatatacatacacacacacacacacacacacacacacacacacacacacacacacacacacacacacacacacacacacacacacacacacacacatatatatatatatatatatatatatatatatatatatatatatatatatataaaagttacaCTGGAATAACCATATTATGCAAAACTTTTCCTTTCCAAAGGGTGCGGTTGAGCTGGAGGTAAATGCCACGCTCGAGCGCCTGCGAGGCTGTCCAGGGGGTCCGCctttctcctccgctctctcgCGTAAACTaggattatgtgtttgtgtgtgtgtgtatatacatgtacacatgcacacacggacacacatacacatacacatacacacgcacacacacacacacatacacacacatgcacacacacacaaatacacacacacacacacacacacacacacacacacacacacacacacacacacacacacacacacacacacacacacacacacacatacacacacacacacacatatatatatatatagagagagagagagtgataaatggagggagagaggcataaACATAacgtaaaaaatataaatatatattatatattatatacattatacgatatatatatacatatatagtgtatgtgtgtatatatactgtatatatgtatatatatgtttttttgtatatatatatatatatatatatatatatatacacatacgtatatatgtatatatatatatatatacatatatatatatatatatatatatatatatatatatatatatatgtatgtatatatatatatatatatacatatacacatacatacatatatatatatatgtatatatacatacatacaaacatattcacacacacacacacacacacacacacacacacacacacacacacacacacacacacacacacacacacacatatgtatatatacaaatatatacacatacatatacatccttttatacacacacatatacacatactaacacacacacacacacacacagatatatatatatatatatatatatatatatatatatatatatatatatatatatatatatatatatatatagagagagagagagagagagagagagagagagagagagagagagagagagagagagagagagagggagaaggagagggagggggagagggagagggagagggagggagagagggagggagagagggagggagagagggaggaagagagggggggagagagggagagagagagggagagaggaagagagagagggagagagagggagagagagggagagagagagagagagagagagagagagaggagggagagagagagagagggagagggagagggagagggagagagagagagagagagagagagagagagagagagagagagagagagagagagagagagagagagagagagagagagagagagagagaggagagagagagagggagagagagagagaggggtagggagggagggagagagagagagagagagagagagagagagagagagagagagagagagagagagagagagagagagagagagagagagagagagagagagaaaggggcgggtGGGAGATAGGGACTTTTATGCTAACTCGACTCTATGTGGCGTGAAATGTTAAGCATAGGAAAAAATAGGTGGCCTGAGCACACCTGCACAACCTTGACCTAGTGATCTTCTTGCAGCTCAACACATGTTGGAAAAATGCCATGTACAGAGGCAAGATAATTTGAAATAAACAGCCACAATGATATGGAAAATTGAAGTACTTTGCGGATTAGTATTGCAAGAGTTGACGACAGATAGACACATCAAATTTGCATATGTGGAAAAAGCTTAAACAGAGCCGGTACTAACTCCTATGGTAGGCTTCCATATCCCTATTACGCAGAAAAAGTGAGTTAGCAAATGACAAATGATATCAAACTTGTCACTACATAGAGACTAATCCTGGATAGACACGAATTGTGCCTTGCCTTTCAGCTCTTTGGTACTTTTAGGATATAATTCTAAATATCCTTTGACCGTAACACGTCTATATGATTATTACACTCCTGTTGATACCAAGCAGGTGTTATAACCCCGAATTACAGCCATTGCCACGTTCATTACTTTCTTTACACATGTGCTAACGTGTGATGTCTCTGTTCCTGTTCTAGGTGTTGCTGTGTTGTGCCTGGCGGCGGCAGTGGAGCCGCGAAGTGTGGACGTAGGTCGGGTGAGGTCACGCACTCGCCCCAAGCCCCCGGGCGGGTATCGAGCCGTGCGAGTGCAGTCTGCTCCTACTGAGACTCCTGTTTCGCCGCCTCCTGCCGAAACCCTCCTCAAGCCCGGCTTCAAGATTGTGACTGAGCTGCCCAAGCCCAAGCCCGGCTTCTACCTAAACCGACAGTTCAGTTCCGATTCCCGAGACAGGAAGGCCAAAGTCCTTACGTCCGACGGCGAAGGCGCGGGCCTCCCTCGCCCCAAGGAGGCCTTCTTCCTCAACCGCCAGTTCCAGCCCGATTACAAGCCCGCGAGGCCCGAGGACCAGCCCGTGAAGGTGGTCGAGGAAAACGGCCGATACTGGAAAGTCGTCGGGCTTCCGGAGCCAGACGAATCCTTCTATCTGAACCGCCAGTTCAGTAATAACTTCGCGACCCCCAAGAAGGTGTCTTCTGACCCCGCCACGAAAAAGGAAGTCTTCTTGGTGAAGAAAGGCACCGAGAAACCTCGCGTGGTCCAGACTCCCTCGCCAGTCACCGTCGCGCCGAGCGTGGGCACCGCTTCCGGCCAGACGGCGCCGCAGCGGCCGAGGCCGAGCGCCAGTTTTTACGACGCCTTCCGTGCGCCTCGTCCCAGCACGGCGTCCCGGGCCTCCAGGCGCCCCTCGCCGCCCCAGCCCGCAAACCCCTCTGCTGCCGGCGTCGCACCGCCGTTAGGCCGTCGGCAGAGGGGCAGGCAGCGAGAGCAACCGCAGCAGACGCAGGCGGTGGAAGCACCTTCTGGCGCCGCGGGATCGAGCAGGAGAACACACCTCGTGACGGCCCAGGCGCGCCCTCAGCGGGATGAGGCGCCGTCCGCGGGCACAGGCTTCAGCTGCCACGGGAAGCCGTACGGCTACTACGCCGACGTCGAGTCCGGCTGCCAGGACTATCACATCTGCAACCCTGTCAGTTTTGCCGGAAAGTTCGTTCAGTACTATAAATACAGGTAAGTATTTGCTTTCGTTTCGTTTATTTCCGtggatacagacaaacacaaacacacacacatatatatatatatatatttgtgtgtgtgtgtatgtatgtatatgtatacacacatacatatatatatatatatatatatatatatatatatatatatatatatatatatatatatatatatatatgcatatatataatatatatatacatacatacatacatacatatatatatatatatatatatatatatatatatatatatatatatatatatatatatatatgcatgtatatgcatatacacatatatacaaattcttacacacacacacacacacacacacacacacacactcacatatatacacacacacatataagtatatatatatacatacatacatgcatataaataaataaataaataaatatatatatatatatgtatatatatatatatatatatatatatatatatatatatatatatatatgtgtgtgtgtgtgtgtgtgtgtgtgtgtgtgtgtgtgtgtgtgtgtgtgtgtgtgtgagtgtgtgtgtgtgtgtgtgtgtgtgtgtgtgtgtgtgtgtgtgtgtgtgtgtgtgtgtatgtatgtatatgtacacacccacacacagccacagccacagccacaaacTCAGCCTCAGCCCCACactcagccacagccacagccacatccacatccacatccacagccacacacacacacacacacacacacacacacacacacacacacacacacacacacacacacacacacacacacacacacacacacacacacacacatacacatacacacacacacacacgcacacacatacacacgaacacacacacacacacacacacacacatacacatacacatacacatacacatacacatacacatacacatacacacacacacacacacacacacacacacacacacacacacatacacacacacacacactcactcacacacacacacacacacacacacacacacacacacacacacacacacacacacacacacacacatatatatatatatatatatatatacatatatatatatatatttacatatatgtatgtatgcatatatatgtatgtatatatatgtatatacatacatacatatatatatatatatatatatatatatatatatatatatatatatatatatatatatatatatatgcgtgtttgttgtctgtgtgtgtgcgtgtgtgtgtgagcgtgcgtgtgtgtgtgagcgtgcgtgtttgtgtgagcgtgcgtgtgtgtgtgagcatgcgtgcgtgcgtgtgtgtgtgtgtgtgtgtgtgtgtgtgtgtgtgtgtgtgtgtgtgtgtgtgtgtgtgtgtgtgtgtgtgtgtgtgtgtgtgtgtgtttgtgtgtgtgtgtgtgtgtgtgtgtgtgtgtgtgtgtgtgtgtgtgtgtgtgtgtgtgtgtgtgtgtgtgtgtgtgtgcgtgtgtacacacgcacaaacgcacacacacacacacacacacacacacacacacacacacacacacacacacacacacatatatatatatatatatatatatatatatatatttatatatatatatatctgtgtgtgtgtgtgtgtgtgtgcgtgtgcgtgtgtgtgtgtatgtgtatgtgtgtgtgtgtttgtatgtatacatacacacacacacaaacatacactcgtacacacacacacacacacacacacacagacacacacacacacacacacacacacacacacacacacacacacacacacacacacacacacacacacacacacacatatatatatatatatatatatatatatatatatatatatatatatatatatatacatatacatatagacatatccatatatatacatatacatatagacatatacatacatacatacatacatatatatatatatatatatatatatatatatatatatatatatatatatatatatatatatatatatatatatatatacatacatacatacatatacatatagatatatacatatatagacatatacatatagacatatacatatatatatatatatatatatatatatatatatatatatatatatgtatatatatatatatatatatatatatatatatataattatatatatatacatacatatatatatatatatgtgtgtgtgtgtgtgtgtgtgtgtgtgtgtgtgtgtgtgtgtgtgtgtgtgtgtgtgtgttacagacatatgtatgtgggtatatgtgttttAGTGTGGGCGTGTATCTTGGCTATCTGTAACTCTCTTTCgctaatagatatagataattccTTTGCAACCCAAGAAGCAGCCGCCCCTGACTCCCTTCCTTGCAGCTTCTCCTGCGGCCCCGGCATGCAGTGGGACCTGCAGGCGAACTCGTGCGTGcct
This genomic interval from Penaeus vannamei isolate JL-2024 chromosome 35, ASM4276789v1, whole genome shotgun sequence contains the following:
- the LOC113822860 gene encoding uncharacterized protein, whose translation is MKSWHLVGVAVLCLAAAVEPRSVDVGRVRSRTRPKPPGGYRAVRVQSAPTETPVSPPPAETLLKPGFKIVTELPKPKPGFYLNRQFSSDSRDRKAKVLTSDGEGAGLPRPKEAFFLNRQFQPDYKPARPEDQPVKVVEENGRYWKVVGLPEPDESFYLNRQFSNNFATPKKVSSDPATKKEVFLVKKGTEKPRVVQTPSPVTVAPSVGTASGQTAPQRPRPSASFYDAFRAPRPSTASRASRRPSPPQPANPSAAGVAPPLGRRQRGRQREQPQQTQAVEAPSGAAGSSRRTHLVTAQARPQRDEAPSAGTGFSCHGKPYGYYADVESGCQDYHICNPVSFAGKFVQYYKYSFSCGPGMQWDLQANSCVPAALAAPCA